The Arachis ipaensis cultivar K30076 chromosome B07, Araip1.1, whole genome shotgun sequence genome includes a window with the following:
- the LOC107610201 gene encoding LOW QUALITY PROTEIN: uncharacterized protein LOC107610201 (The sequence of the model RefSeq protein was modified relative to this genomic sequence to represent the inferred CDS: inserted 2 bases in 1 codon), producing the protein MDTRRRTRLEPKKAQTGAHDDDDDHRVGPNLLNEKAEMRESLAQGKGRASRDGRTRSKERKLALQQDVERLKKKLRNEENIHRALQRAFNRPLGALPRLPPYLPPNTLGLLAEVAVLEEEIARLEEQVMHFRQDLYQEAVYTSSSKMKMDHSSRLVKLKSPSPTITLPEDRQGKENQSCSHSHKNTKQFNSKTKTTKTPINTLPLHNKPWHRPKRQTVQQELRVNDQPMAEPTDHEESPNIISENILKCLSSILLRMSTAKYPDSTAGMLRDPKSRNCTQGTWFQDPYGTCLEFGEMDIGPYKQFRAIEAESFSPKRTANSLFLQHRLKLLLRKLSSVNLENLNHQEKLAFWINIYNSCMMNAFNEHGLPESPETVVALMHKATINVGGHLLSATTIEHCILRLPYHWKLTSKGAKNHEMTVRSIYGLELSEPLVTFALSCGTWSSPAVRVYTASQVENQLEAAKREYLQAAVGISTSKFAIPKLLEXRKTEPLSQFVQIMPYEFSFRYLLCT; encoded by the exons ATGGACACGAGAAGGAGGACGAGATTAGAGCCTAAGAAAGCTCAGACAGGAgcacatgatgatgatgatgatcataGA GTTGGTCCTAATCTCTTGAATGAAAAGGCAGAGATGCGGGAAAGTTTGGCACAAGGAAAAGGCAGAGCAAGCAGAGACGGAAGGACACGAAGCAAGGAGAGAAAATTGGCCTTGCAACAAGAC GTggagaggttgaagaagaagcttaggAACGAAGAGAACATCCACAGGGCATTGCAGAGAGCTTTCAACAGACCCTTGGGTGCTCTCCCTCGTCTTCCTCCTTATCTCCCTCCCAAT ACCCTGGGACTTCTTGCGGAGGTGGCGGTGCTGGAGGAAGAAATTGCAAGGCTTGAAGAGCAGGTGATGCATTTCAGGCAGGACTTGTATCAAGAAGCTGTATATACATCATCCTCCAAGATGAAAATGGATCATTCATCTCGTTTAGTTAAATTGAAGTCTCCTTCCCCAACAATTACACTTCCCG AGGATAGGCAAGGAAAAGAGAACCAGTCATGTAGTCATTCTCACAAGAACACCAAGCAGTTCAATTCTAAAACTAAAACAACAAAAACTCCTATTAATACACTTCCCCTCCACAACAAACCATGGCATCGTCCAAAGAGACAG ACTGTGCAGCAAGAACTAAGAGTGAATGACCAGCCAATGGCAGAACCAACAGATCATGAAGAAAGTCCAAACATAATCTCTGAAAATATTCTCAAGTGCTTATCAAGCATTCTTTTGAGAATGAGTACTGCCAAGTATCCGGATTCTACAGCTGGCATGTTGCGAGATCCGAAATCTCGAAACTGTACTCAAGGAACATGGTTTCAGGATCCATATGGTACTTGTTTAGAATTTGGAGAGATGGATATTGGTCCGTACAAGCAATTCCGTGCAATTGAAGCTGAATCCTTCAGTCCAAAACGAACTGCTAATTCTTTGTTTCTGCAGCATCGGTTGAA GCTTCTTTTGAGGAAACTTTCCTCTGTCAACTTAGAGAATCTCAATCATCAGGAGAAGCTTGCATTCTGGATCAACATATATAACTCTTGTATGATGAAT GCATTCAATGAGCATGGCTTACCGGAGAGTCCGGAAACAGTTGTTGCATTGATGCACAAG GCAACAATAAATGTGGGTGGACACTTGCTAAGCGCAACAACGATAGAGCATTGCATTCTAAGGCTTCCTTATCATTGGAAATTG ACATCAAAGGGAGCCAAGAATCATGAAATGACAGTAAGAAGCATATATGGATTGGAATTATCAGAACCCTTGGTGACATTTGCTCTCTCATGTGGAACTTGGTCCTCTCCTGCT GTCAGAGTTTACACAGCATCACAGGTCGAGAACCAACTCGAAGCAGCAAAAAGAGAATACTTGCAGGCTGCAGTTGGAATTTCAACTTCAAAGTTTGCTATCCCAAAGCTGCTAGA TAGAAAAACCGAACCCCTCTCACAATTTGTACAAATTATGCCATATGAGTTTAGTTTTAGATACTTGCTATGCACATAA